In Arachis hypogaea cultivar Tifrunner chromosome 17, arahy.Tifrunner.gnm2.J5K5, whole genome shotgun sequence, a single window of DNA contains:
- the LOC112766887 gene encoding nudix hydrolase 3 → MMVCGAEKKRQLHRGGSGDYEHDDVEGRGGVHVWIFAEKTQQLLLVQRHHHFQGLWDASTAAIIISPHSPLTTARRKLQQELGVTLAEDAFEFIFSFLQEESGSARNNGGKEINNDVYLVTTIDPIPLEAFTLQRENVSAVKYVTYQEYESLLAKNDPHYVPYDAHGQYAQLFEIITKRYQENTVARTLALQKQLNRYAPISLNAELTGLSDSDKEALALIVKAAAVIDEIFYVQSWYSNPDLREWLKEHADESELNKLKWSYYKINKSPWSSLDKDEAFLTSADSAIKVLPNATTKTVTAWKGLEYRAAFPVQKPLCANFYPQDMDKKEFETWKGNLDKDQQKEATGFFSVIRRHSNSDDDNDLHVVPYSQEYKSLLAKAADLLHKAGEITTSPSLKRLLHAKADAFLSNDYYESDIAWMDLDSKLDVTIGPYETYEDKLFGYKATFEAFIGIRDDKATAQLKLFGDSMQLLEQNLPMDNAYKSEDVSAAPIRVIQLIYNAGDVKGPQIVAFNLPNDERIVKERGTSMVMLKNVQEAKFEHILMPIAEVCVAKEQQELVDFESFFTHTICHECVHGIGPHTITLPNGQKSTVRLELQEFYSAIEEAKADIVGLWALRFLISKGLLSESLVKTMYVSFLAGCFRSVRFGLEEAHGKGQALQFNWIHEKGGFVVNSDETVSVEFSKIEDAVESLSREILTIQAKGDKQAAASLLDKYGVITDPLKVALKNLETVEVPVDIVPNFPILAQI, encoded by the exons GTGGAGCGGAGAAGAAGAGGCAGCTACACAG AGGGGGTAGTGGGGATTATGAGCATGATGATGTTGAAGGGCGTGGTGGTGTTCATGTGTGGATTTTTGCTGAGAAGACGCAACAGTTGCTCCTAGTGCAACGCCATCATCACTTCCAAGGCCTGTGGGACGCCTCCACTGCTGCAATAATAATATCTCCTCATTCACCTCTTACAACTGCCAG AAGGAAGCTCCAGCAAGAGTTAGGCGTAACACTTGCCGAAGATGCATTCgaatttatattttccttcctccaAGAAGAAAG TGGCAGTGCCAGGAATAATGGAGGAAAAGAGATTAATAATGATGTGTATTTGGTAACAACTATTGATCCAATACCACTAGAGGCCTTCACTCTGCAG AGGGAAAATGTTTCTGCTGTTAAATATGTCACTTACCAAGAGTATGAAAGTTTGCTGGCCAAAAATGATCCACACTATGTTCCTTATGATGCTCATGGACAATACGCTCAGCTCTTTGAAATAATAACAAAGAGGTACCAAGAGAACACTGTTGCCCGCACTTTAGCACTACAAAAGCAACTGAATCGTTATGCTCCTATTTCCCTCAATGCAGAG TTGACAGGGCTTTCGGATTCAGACAAAGAGGCTCTTGCTTTAATTGTGAAAGCAGCAGCAGTAATCGATGAAATTTTTTATGTGCAG TCTTGGTACAGTAATCCAGATCTGAGAGAATGGTTGAAGGAGCATGCTGATGAATCAGAGTTAAATAAGCTGAAGTGGTCCTACTATAAGATTAACAAGAGCCCCTG GTCTAGCCTTGACAAGGATGAAGCATTTTTGACAAGTGCAGATTCGGCAATAAAAGTTCTTCCTAATGCAACTACTAAGACAGTTACAGCATGGAAGGGTCTGGAATACAGAGCTGCATTTCCCGTGCAGAAACCACTTTGTGCTAATTTCTACCCCCAAGACATGGACAAAAAG GAGTTTGAAACTTGGAAGGGGAATCTGGATAAGGATCAACAGAAAGAGGCAACAGGCTTTTTCAGCGTTATTAGAAGGCACAGTAAcagtgatgatgataatgatttaCATGTGGTTCCTTACTCTCAAGAGTATAAGTCTCTTCTTGCAAAAGCTGCGGATTTATTACATAAAGCTGGGGAGATTACCACTTCACCAAG TTTGAAGAGGCTGCTGCATGCTAAGGCTGATGCTTTCCTTTCAAATGATTATTATGAATCGGATATTGCTTGGATGGACCTG GACTCTAAGTTGGATGTCACAATTGGGCCATATGAAACTTATGAGGATAAACTTTTTGGATATAAG GCTACATTCGAAGCGTTTATTGGAATTAGAGACGATAAAGCAACTGCTCAACTGAAACTCTTTGGTGATAGTATGCAG CTTCTGGAACAAAATCTCCCGATGGACAATGCTTACAAATCAGAAGATGTGAGTGCAGCACCGATCCGTGTTATCCAGCTTATATATAATGCAGGG GATGTCAAGGGACCGCAAATTGTTGCTTTCAATCTACCGAATGATGAGCGTATTGTAAAAGAACGCGGAACATCTATGGTCATGCTTAAGAATGTTCAAGAGGCAAA GTTTGAGCACATTCTTATGCCAATAGCTGAAGTCTGTGTTGCTAAGGAACAACAAGAGCTTGTAGATTTTGAATCATTTTTCACGCATACTATCTGCCATGAATGCGTGCATGGGATTGGACCTCATACCATAACACTTCCAAATGGTCAGAAGTCTACTGTGAGATTG GAATTGCAAGAATTCTACTCAGCAATAGAAGAAGCAAAAGCTGATATAGTAGGCCTATGGGCATTGAGGTTCTTGATCTCCAAG GGGCTGCTCTCTGAAAGTCTAGTGAAGACTATGTATGTTTCTTTTCTGGCTGGATGCTTCCGGTCAGTGCGTTTTGGATTAGAAGAGGCTCACGGGAAAGGACAGGCATTGCAGTTCAACTGGATTCACGAGAAAGGAGGGTTTGTGGTGAACTCGGATGAAACCGTTTCTGTTGAGTTTTCAAAGATTGAAGATGCAGTTGAAAGCCTGAGCAGGGAGATACTCACCATACAAGCCAAAGGTGATAAACAGGCTGCGGCTTCGCTTCTCGACAAGTACGGTGTGATTACAGATCCACTCAAAGTTGCTCTCAAAAACTTGGAGACAGTTGAGGTCCCTGTTGACATAGTTCCCAACTTTCCCATTCTCgcccaaatataa